From the Quercus lobata isolate SW786 chromosome 6, ValleyOak3.0 Primary Assembly, whole genome shotgun sequence genome, one window contains:
- the LOC115994715 gene encoding GTP-binding protein OBGC, chloroplastic, whose product MAAVAASISSTGLFSPYALARPKTHNPQPHKLSNSNSKRKQPLRNPNKFKTQSNRYKSPPEPIVLSPGGEATTYTRLPPKEDFSVPFLNLSSVVKLADSALPKIQNEIPDLISEDEDEVEEEGVNGNLNLNYGELELFEDDSDSDYDEEEYESEVEEDSEVVRFKSGKGVNVKDRDGVYKGIVKEDGVSAKLYVVDDEDDGKSVNIYDTEGEFEEGEVKEKGVPAVMRCFDRAKIYVKAGDGGNGVVAFRREKYVPLGGPSGGNGGRGGNVYVEVDGSMNSLLPFRNSLHFRALKGSHGQGRSQDGAKGEDVVVKVPPGTVIRQAGKEEVLLLELLHPGQRALLLPGGRGGRGNASFRSGTNKVPRIAENGEAGPEMWLELELKLVADVGIVGAPNAGKSTLLSVISAAQPTIANYPFTTLLPNLGVVSFDYDSTMVVADLPGLLEGAHRGFGLGHEFLRHTERCSALVHVVDGSGLQPELEFDALRLELELFNPELSEKPYVVAYNKMDLPEAYEKWPSFKETLENRGIEPFCMSAVKREGTHEVICAAYELLRKSKGEKEEFEGPKDLVNLNRIAEMVNKKRSASINDFEILHDSSSNTWHVVGSGLQRFVQMTNWRYMDSEIRFQHVLEACGVNKSLIKLGVKEGDTVIIGEMEMVWRHSANISGLSNVKKDSVDSIKWPQWK is encoded by the exons ATGGCTGCTGTTGCTGCTTCCATTTCTTCAACGGGCTTATTCTCTCCCTACGCTCTCGCTCGCCCAAAAACTCACAACCCTCAGCCTCACAAGCTctccaattccaattccaagAGAAAGCAACCGCTACGAAACCCTAACAAGTTCAAGACCCAATCCAATCGCTACAAGTCCCCGCCGGAGCCGATTGTTCTCTCTCCCGGCGGCGAAGCCACCACCTACACTCGCCTCCCTCCCAAGGAAGATTTCTCAGTCCCTTTCCTTAATCTCTCCTCCGTAGTCAAGCTCGCGGACTCCGCCTTGCCGAAAATCCAGAATGAGATTCCCGATTTGATTAgcgaagacgaagacgaagtcGAAGAGGAAGGTGTGAATGGTAATTTGAATCTTAATTATGGTGAACTTGAGTTGTTTGAGGATGATTCCGATTCGGATTATGATGAAGAAGAATACGAATCGGAAGTGGAAGAAGATAGTGAGGTAGTAAGGTTTAAGAGTGGCAAAGGCGTAAATGTTAAAGATCGCGATGGTGTTTATAAAGGAATAGTCAAGGAGGATGGAGTTTCGGCGAAACTCTATGTGGTCGACGACGAAGACGATGGCAAATCCGTGAATATTTATGACACCGAGGGCGAATTCGAAGAAGGAGAAGTGAAGGAGAAAGGAGTACCGGCGGTGATGCGATGTTTCGACCGCGCGAAAATCTACGTCAAGGCAGGCGACGGCGGAAACGGCGTCGTCGCGTTCCGCCGCGAGAAGTACGTGCCGTTGGGAGGTCCATCTGGCGGCAACGGAGGCAGAGGTGGAAATGTGTACGTGGAAGTCGACGGTTCGATGAACTCGCTGTTGCCGTTTCGAAACAGCTTGCATTTCCGAGCGTTGAAGGGGAGCCACGGGCAGGGGAGGTCGCAGGACGGTGCGAAAGGCGAGGATGTGGTGGTGAAAGTGCCGCCCGGAACGGTGATTAGGCAGGCTGGTAAAGAGGAGGTATTGCTTTTGGAATTGTTGCATCCAGGGCAACGGGCATTGTTGTTGCCCGGCGGGAGAGGCGGCCGAGGGAACGCCTCGTTTAGATCCGGGACTAATAAGGTGCCGAGGATTGCTGAGAATGGCGAAGCCGGCCCAGAAAT GTGGTTGGAGTTGGAGCTAAAGCTGGTTGCAGATGTTGGAATAGTGGGTGCTCCAAATGCAGGAAAAAGCACACTTTTGAGTGTGATAAGTGCAGCGCAGCCAACAATAGCAAATTACCCCTTTACAACTTTACTTCCTAATCTGGGAGTAGTTTCATTTGACTATGATTCTACAATGGTTGTGGCGGATCTGCCTGGTTTACTTGAAGGAGCACACCGGGGTTTTGGTTTAGGTCATGAATTTCTACGACATACTGAAAGGTGTTCTGCTCTG GTACATGTTGTCGATGGCTCAGGACTGCAGCCAGAACTTGAGTTTGATGCACTTCGACTAGAGCTGGAACTCTTTAATCCTGAACTTTCTGAAAAGCCTTATGTGGTTGCCTACAACAAAATGGACCTTCCAGAAGCATATGAAAAGTGGCCATCATTCAAGGAAACGCTAGAAAATCGTGGGATTGAACCTTTTTGCATGAGTGCAGTGAAAAGAGAGGGCACTCATGAAGTGATCTGTGCTGCTTATGAGCTTTTACGGAAGAGTAAAGGGGAAAAAGAGGAGTTTGAAG GTCCAAAAGATCTGGTAAATTTGAACCGTATAGCTGAGATGGTAAATAAAAAGCGAAGTGCCTCTATTAATGACTTTGAGATCCTTCACGACAGCAGTTCTAATACTTGGCATGTAGTTGGATCTGGATTACAGCGTTTTGTTCAGATGACAAACTGGCG GTACATGGACTCTGAGATAAGATTTCAACATGTTCTTGAGGCTTGTGGTGTGAATAAGTCTCTCATCAAACTTGGTGTCAAGGAAGGTGACACTGTGATTATTGGAGAG ATGGAGATGGTGTGGCGCCATTCTGCCAACATTTCCGGTCTATCAAATGTGAAGAAAGATTCAGTTGATTCAATCAAATGGCCTCAATGGAAGTAA